CATTTTAGTGAGCAACTTTAATGTTCACTTATTACAAAGCAAActaataaacaagaaaacagccacagttatttcctaaaatgtagtgttttgttttgtttttgaatttcaaatattgtataacaagacTGAATGTTTTCCTCCctcttaactaactgaagccttttattgaactaccaaataaacacactggtcctctctgtgcacacatgcagacatacagtggcttgcaaaagtattcggcccccttgaactttcccacattttgtcacattacagccacaaacatgaatcaattttattggaattccacgtgaaagaccaatacaaagtggtgtacacgtgagaagtggaacgaaaatcatacatgattccaaacatgttttacaaataaataactgcttaCTTCCACATTAGTGTGTGACTCTCTCGCTGCACTAACACAGCATATTTGCACTCTCTGCTAAttttgccttcatattaaatcatttaaagaacttattttaacattgcactcaacaaTAAAGGTCGGTGGGAGgcgatagctcagtaggtagagccTTCGCCCCCATGTTCAGAGGTTTGGGGGTTCAAATCTACCGAACGGCACCGTCCGTCTGTCGCTTCACTGAGTGgttgggttaaatgcagagagtaaTTTCCCTACAGGGGAGTAATGAAGTATACAAAAAAACGAATCCTCcctaatacaaaataaactgcaTTATGTTTCTTCACGTCATATAAGTGGCCCCCGGGCCACGGGTTTGAGAGCCTGTCTTAGATGCAGCCGGTGCTCACGGCCTGGGAAACAGAGCGATTCTGAAATGAGCCCAAAAGCTGAGGACGTGATTTTTACACGGGGTGAGGTCTGTCCGGAGCATGAAGCTTTTTGGACTTCTGCTTAATTGGGATTAGGGATTTTAATGAATTTGGGTGAAGCAATGAGTGTGGATACTTATTAGTTTAAACTGGAGTGCAGCTGCTTGTCTTGGAGTCCATCTGTGTGAGGACAGGGGGCCACACATGTGTGCTGGATTTATTTCAGGATAAATATTCTGGATTTAAAAACCCTGGAAACACCCCTGACTTTCACAGTGAATACAATAACTGTTTGTGGAAGTGTGGGAATATTTTCAGCACAGCTTCAGTCCTCACAGAAAAATCAAGGATAATCAATGATTTTTAACAACTTATTAAGAAAACAGGGTTTGGCTTTGCCACGTAAAgctttgctttcattttctCTGTTCTTGCACAGCAGCTTTGTGCTCAGTGGCTTCCAGGTGGCTCCTTCCTGGACCACAGGAAGCACAGACAGGTGTTTCACAGCTCTGTCAGGTCAGCCTCAGGGTTAGCGTTAGGCCCTGAGCCCGGCCTCCAGGCTCAGCACTCAGgtgttattaaaaatgtaaagcaGGTGATACAAAACCTCCATGGATAACGCCCCCCTTCGTAACAACTTTTTATAGCGTTTTAAAACCACCTTGACTTCATTAAGGATTaaattaggggcgtggcctctttgactgacaggtggatggtgacacaggtggCTGAAGCTGCCAGCTGTCCGCTGGGCTTCACTTCAGTTAAATAAACTGGACCTGAGGACTCAAGCAATAACACGGCTGCTGTACATGCACAGCAGTCTGACAGGTGGGGCGATCTTTCCTTCACTCTGCTGCTTTTCTGTGTATCCAGAAACTTCCACGTCTGGCCAGCCGAGCCTTCAGCAGCTCAGCCAGACAGCTGAAGAACAAGGTCCCCGAATCCCAGAAAATCTTCCAGGTAAGAACGATTCTTCACCTGTCCAGCTGGCCTCGGGTGTTTCACACGTGTAACCCGAGCACACGTGTGTTTCCTGCACTTACAGGCGGACAACGGGCTGCCGGTCCACATCAAAGGAGGAACCGGCGACGTTCTGCTCTACCGGGCAACCATGACGCTAACCATCGCAGGTGAGGAACACTGCAGCAGGTGCATTTCTGTGGTGCAGAAGGACAAAGCACACAGCACGTGACAGAAACAAAGCATGTGTGGAAACACAGCTCAGAGCTTTACAGATGTTTCATCTGTGAGTGTTAGCAGGGTGCAACATGAGCATCAGACACCTGACCTGATTTCAGCTTGACTCATCTGACGTGTCATGGGCACCTCTGGACCTTCCAGATGTTCTTATCATCAAAGTCTGAATTCTGTCTATAAATACTGCTGTGGTTGTAGTTACTGCATCTTCTGAAgacagcaaagaaacaaaaacagtcaaatAAAAGTTTTGTTCTTGATTTTCaatcaaaatgaaaatcttAGCCTACAGGATGCAGCGCTGCTCTTTATGCTAAGTCCGTCTTTGCTAAGACTTATTTCTGTTGCCCCGAATAATCTCCAGTCTAATTTAAGTAAAGAGTAGCAGTATTCCCTCAAACTGGCCGGGTCGTCACTGACAGCACCGATAATCACAGATGTAACTGTTGATGGTTTTCAAGAGGAGGAAGCGCTTTTACTCGTTTGGCGAAGGTGGACGGCAGCAGCTGGGCTGGAAGTCCAGTCCAGGCGTGCAAGCTCTTAGAGTACATCAGATTCCCATCGGAGTGTTCCTGTCCCTGACGTGGTCTCATTAAAAAGTCTCATTGTTTCCTGTAAATAGCTGCACACATGTCCTGATGTTAGCCTGCACCTGCTCCTGATGGTCCAGGCCGCGCAGAAAGAAGCCGTGTAGCTTGCTTGGACGAGGAACAGCAGGATATGACCACAGTTTAATACGTTTATTTGTTGATGCCTTTTAAAGCATTCAGGGTCACAGCACACGATCACCAACAAGAAGGATACTAAAAGATAGTAAGACGGTTGTAGCTGATATGAGAGCAGGTGGGTCAAATGTTCTGGCTGAGGAAGGTGAAGAGTGTGAAgataataaagtttaaagaggaGGAGCAGATGAAGAAGGTCTGAAAGATGAGAGCGTGCCACGGTGAGAAATAAAGTGTTGGTTTGTGTTCTGTCCACAGGAACCTGTTACTCTCTGTACTGGCTCTTCATCGCCTCATTCCCTCAGAAGAAGGagtagaggaggaggaagaggaggaggaggataagAGCCTCTGGCCCGGTCTAACACTAATATATGTTGTGTGTAACTCTGCTTGATTTATCTCCACATATCTGTCCTTCATCAAagatcaaataaagaaaatatccagaGTTCTTCATTCGTGTGTCTGTGCAGAGAAAGTAGGGAATTATTTTCACAGCTTTCATTCTTTCAttagctgatgatgatgatgatggacaGCTTGGCGAACGCTGGAGCGAGTCAGTAAAGGGAATGTCTCCATGCTAAACGGCTTCATAGTTCAGACGTCAGCCGCCGCTCGTTTTATCGCTGTGGGAGGAGATTCTGCAGATGCTTCCACATTAACGACTTTGACTGAAGATCCTACAGCGCTTCTTGGACTGTAGTTACTGACCCGTTAATCGTgagccggtgttgtgccaaaaactgatttccaatgtttctgtgtattttttatgtgtaatatctttacgtaTGTTGGTAAACAGACTTCggtgaacagggtttacaaagcggttatatatagaattaaaaaattatctgtttttcaagtatctttacagctctgtgctctttttactgaactattgtaatatttgctgccatttcttctgtcctcttggccagcttactcttacaaaagacatttttaatgttaatgagatttttttaactgcataaataaaggttatataaaagtcactgccaaaaactgattgcggcttctaccttgttacacgaatgttgtttgtggctcatccatgagggatgcatttgacatatgtttcacatattatagcccaacaagttacttatagcagtttaaatacgagcaatcagtttttggcacagcGTCATGCGTTCAGTGCACAGTGAGGACTGCTCAGACCTTTAGGAGAGACCAGCCTCAGCGACACCACTCGACCTGACGGAGGACGGACACTCTCTGAGGAACTTCACATTTTGAGGGTCTGCGAGGAGTGAAGAGGCCGTCCACGTCCACGGTGAATGACTATCACAGAGGTGGAGGCCTACGACATCAGCTGTAACCACCTACACTGTAGATGAGATTCCTTCCCAGACAATTCAACCCTCAGTTCTCCTCAATCCATCCGAGCCTTAATGGTTCACATGATCAGCAGGCTGACCGTCTTTCATGCTGAATCAACAGCACCTCAGAATTCTCCATTACAAAATAAATCTGAACTTCTGAAACCTTTAATtaatttcagctgctttggtcgCTGTGTGATGGTGTCAGCGTTTGGATGTCTCGCTAAAAGAGTCATCGTTATCATCGGTGATGTAAACTTCTTTTACGTTAGCAACAGACGTGTTAAAATTTAGCTGATTGTTTCCAGATGTACTCTGTGTTTGATCAGGTGTGATCACAGTTCACTGACGTGTTTGATTTCCACTGAATCGTCTCTGTTTGTAACGCCCGAGTGCTGGGAGATCACAGACATCCAATCCTGATTCTCTCAGTCGTTTGTACTGCAGATGATCAAACACTCAAAGTCTTCACTGTTTTCGGTGAAGGCCACCATCATGTGATGTCGGTAGTGCAGTGCTAATTAAAAGGTAACAAGTTTGTTACCTCGAGACTGTTCCACAGTCTGGTACTGAGGGTCTGGATGCTTGGGTACCTTTCTAGAAGGCAGCAggatgaagagtgtgtgtgaggggtgtgTGGGGTCCTCCACGATGCTGGTGGCTTTGCAGATGCagcaggtgtgacaggtgtgtgtgATGGAGGGAAGAGAGGCTCCAATGATCCTCTCAGCTGCTCTCACTATCAGTTGTAGAGCATTGTGATCCGATACGGTACAGCTACCATCCAGCCAGTGATGCAGCTACTCAGGACGCTCTCGATAGTCTCTCTGTAGACGGTGGTGAGAATGGATGGAGGGAGATGGGCTTTCCCCAGCTTCCACAGGAAGTagagacgctgctgggccttcttAGTTATGGAGCTGGTGTTGAGGGACCAGGTGGACACCAAGGAATCTGGTGCTCTTGACGACCTCCACAGAGGATCCATCGCTGTTTAGTGGACAGTAATCTCCGTGCTCTCCTGAAGTCAACAAtcatgtcttttgttttgtccacACTCAGAGACAGGTTGTTGACTCGACACCAGGCCGTTAGCTGCTGCACCTCCTCTCTGTATGCTGACTCGTCCTTCTTGCTGATGAGATCCACCACAGTCGTGTCATCGGTGAACTTGATGATGTGGATCAAACTGTGCATCGCTGCACAGTCGTGAGTCAGCAGAGTGAACAGCAGTGGgctgagcacacagccctgaggggctCCAGTGCTCAGTGTGGCGGTGTTGGAGGTGCTGCTACCGATCCGGACTGTCTGAGGCCTCTCCGTCAGAAAGtccaggatccagctgcagagggaggtgCTCAGGCCCAGCAGGCTCAGTTTTCCAATCAGGAGGAAATTcaaccatttaaatcagctgtgtggGATCAAGGACAAAACAAGGCATTCAAGATGGCGCCTGTGTGTTCGGCACGCCGTCTATCGCTctcctttatttgttttgttttattgtttttagttaACTTTGCGTTACATGTCTGTTGTACTTTTTCCTATGATCGTCAGACATTATTGGAGATAGGTTTATCCATCCGGATGTCTGACCGGCCTGAATATGACAACCAAGGCTTTTTTCCTCCCTATCTGGAACCCCTACCACCGTCACCGGATCTGTGGAAGCGACGCAGGAGACGGGGTAACTGTGGAGGTCGTCTTGTGAAGCTGAAATCCTGGATTTCTCATTTTCCCCATGAGCTCCGCTACATCCACCGTTTTTGTCCGCGACTCTTGGTGCCATTGCGTGCCTTGGACCCGGTGGACTCCTGGTTGGTTCCTGTTGTTGGGTCTTTCGAAAATGGTCCTGCAAAACTCTCTCCTCTACGACATATGCGCTGGCGCGGAGTTGACAAGAAAAACCTTCGACCGGTGGATCTGGTTGCTAATGCCTCGGAAGTTTTGGACCCAGTTCCTCTAAGGCTGGGTCTAATAAATACCAGGTCGGTGGCAAACAAGACCTTCATATTGAaggattttcttctttctcatgTTCTGGATTTGCTCTTCCTGACTGAAACCTGGATTTCTCCCGGTGAGTTAAGCGCTTTCATTGAACTAGTACCCGCTGACTGTACCTTTTTTAATGTTCCGAGAGCTTCGGGTCGCGGAGGAGggcttgctgctgtttttaaggcTCACTTGGACTTGAAGCAGCTTTTCCCTTCATCTCGCTACACCAGTTTTGAACTCTGTTTATGTAAACTGGGCCACTCGCCTTCGTTGTTATGTGCGATTGTTTACCGCCCGCCGAAATATAACAAGGTGTTTTTATCCGAGTTCTCAGAGTTTCTTGCTGATTGTGCATCATACACGTTTGCTGTCCGGGGAAGCCCCTGGCCAAGGACTTCCTTGCCTTAGTGAACTCTTTTAATTTTGTCCAATCTGTTAGTGGTGCCACTCAAGAACGTGGTCGCACACTGGACTTAGTTTTATCTCATGGTTTATCTGTTTGCAATGTACGTGATGCAGTATTCTCTGATCATATGCCTATCTTATTTGATATTGCTCCTTCTAACGCTTTTGCAAATCAGGCTGCACCTGTTCGATGTTATCGTGCCTTTGGCTCTGATTCTGCCGAACGGTTTTCTGTACTGTTTGACAAATTAATGTCTTATGCCCCTGAGTTGCCCACTGCAGATGACCTACTTTTGTATTTTGACTTTGCTTGTAAATCTGTGCTTGATGTTGTTGCCCCTTTGAGACTAAGAAAATGTAAATCTAAGACTAGTCCATGGTTAACAGATCGTACCCGAGCTATTAGAAGACAATGTAGGAAATGTGAAAGACAGTGGAAAAAAGATAGATTGCATGTCTCCCTGGAAGCCCTAAAGATTAGTTGGAAAACTTATCAGAGGGCAGTTAAGGCCGATAAACACTCCTACTTTTCTCAACTTATTTCGGCCAACTCTCATAACCCTCGTGTTTTATACAATACTATAAATTCTGTACTTAACTTGGAGGGTTATGACCTTTTGCCGTCCTCTGAGGCTATGTGCAATAAGTTTATTACCTTTTTTGTGGACAAGATTGCCAGCCTGAGGCCTCTGATCCCACCGATTGTTGATCCGGCCATGCATGCTCCTTGCTCAAGCCTATTCCCTGCTTTTGCACCGATTTCTCTGCGTGATTTAGAGGAGTTGGTGCTACATGCTAAGCCCTGTGGCTCCCCGAACGATGTTGTTACTCCCCGCTTTCTCCAAAAAGTATTTCCCATCATTGGACTTTATATCCTGAAAATTATCAATACTAGTCTGTTAACTGGTCAAGTTCCTAGTGGGTTTAAACATGCAGTCATACACCCCTTACTTAAGTAACCTGGCCTTGATAGTTCTACTATGTCAAACTTTAGACCTATCTCCAAGCTTCCCTTTTTAAGCAAGATCTTGGAGAGGATTGTACATACCCAGCTGCTGGATTATTTGAATGACTCGCAACTGTCTGAAATCTTCCAATCTGGTTTTAAGCCCTTTCAGAGTACGGAGACAGCTCTTGTTAAAGTTATGAATGACATTCTTGGTAAACATGCTGTGCTTGTGTTATTGGACATGACAGCTGCATTTGACACAGTGGACCACGACCTGCTGATCTCCCGCTTACACCACTGTGTGGGAATTTCTGATTTGGCATTGTCGTGGATAAAATTATATGTTTCTGAAAGGAGTTTTTGTGTCAAGCTGGGACTGGCCGCTTCCTCTGTGGCCCCTCTGCTTTAGGGTGTTCCCCAGGGATCTATCCTTGGACCATTATTTTTCTCGCTGTATTTACTCCCTCTTAGTGCAATTTTTCGTAAACACGGAGTGTCATTTCATTTGTATGCCGATGACTGTCAGCTTTATTTACCTTTTAGTCATTTGGATACCTCCCCATGTCAATCACTGCTTGACTGTCTTAGCGATATTAAATTATGGATggcaaataattttttgaatttTAATGGTCGCAAAACGGAAGCAATTTTATATGGCCCGCATCGTTCTACTGATTCTCCAGATGTTGATTTTGGTGATTTGACCTCTCATCTGAAAAGTTCGATCACTAATCTTGGTGTTAAACTTGATTCCGCGCTTACTTTTGAAGGTCATGTAAATGTTGTGGTAAAATCAGCTTTTTATCACCTCAGACGCCTGTCGAAGGTCAAGCCTTTCCTTTCCAAACCCAATTTGGAAActcttattcatgcttttatcacCTCACgtctggactattgtaattcccttttaataggggtCGGGTCGGACACCTTGTCATGGCGGCACGATTTTTAACCGGTCACATCACTCCGGTTCTGGCTTCCTTGCATTGGCTTCCCATTGAATTTAGGGTTCGCTTTAAAgtccttttattggtttttaaatctttaaatggtctgGCTCCTGTCTACTTATCTGGTTTGCTGAAGCCACATATTCCTTCTCGCTCGCTCCgttcagctgagcagctgttgctgtcgGTTCCTAAGTCGCGGCTGAGATGCAGAGGAGACCGAGCGTTCTCAATTGCGGCTCCGATGCTCTGGAATAACCTTCCCCTCCAAATTAGACAAGCGTCATCAGTGCAGGTCTTTAAGTCCAGATtgaaaacctatttttattccctgACTTTAAACTCTGTAGGAAACTGACACcttcttatttgttttattgtatgtAATGATTTTATGGTATTTTTAATTTGGTGTTTTGATCTGTGTTGTTCAGCACATCGGTCTGCCAGGTGTGTTCTTAAAGTGCTATACAgataaacgatgatgatgatgatgatgaaggacacatctaaaacctgcaggactgGAACTGCCCCTCCCCTGTCATTACAGATTATAGATCAGAGCTCATAGTTTATAGATTATAGATTGTAGATCATAGATTATAGATAGATTATAGACTATAGATCATAGATTATAGATCAATGATCATAGATTATAGATTGTAGATCATAGATTATAGATAGATTATAGACTATAGATCATAGATTATAGATCAATGATCATAGATCATAGATTATAGATTGTAGATCATAGATTACAGATTATAGATCATAGATTATGGATTATAGATTATAGATCATAGATTATGGATTATAGACTATAGATCATAGATGATAGATCAATGATCATAGATCAGGGTTATAGATTATAGGCACAAGAAAGAaattggagaaaaaggagaaaagacaaCCTGGTGTGCTCAACTGCTAACTATTAAACAGCTGAAATAATTAGACGCTGTGGGCTTAACAGACATGTCTGTTgatcattagaaagaatgcaggtttggCTTACGTCAGACCTCAGctctgctcacactgccaaagaTGTGTTAATTAGTGTCAACACTCAGtgaaaatacaagaaaataTTCTAATGAAGGAATAAAACAGGCAAACTATTtgccacacaaacgcaaagcaggagatgaagcatcgctgaatatgtttccaaaccaacttccttctaagccaaagactagaaaatatggtgaagcatatctgccctttggtttcacctgcacaagtgctgaggtaggtctcccctgcagaattggttttcccttcgccgggagcagcgctgggctgttcaaatcacggacaaacagtatcccacattcttgattcttgatcccacattcttgattcacaaacacttcttgtaacgactaactactcctgacattttggagatgttagctctttatacagtaaagttacagcgggatacaaataacatcaggctgatcctgccatgATTTGTTCCCTcggttcaaatcacagacaaacaggatcccacagctgtttatgtttttgaacccattttgcacagagaggcattttttgaaaaatgtattgatagcaatgttgaacattattacacaggaaaaaacaactacacgtaaaataatcacaccgtgacgcctctgcctttgtaaatggagggacagtaactgcgtgtgtatatgtaagcgtgtaaaacctgcagatagtcagattaacagtattttgtctctatctgccattctgcaattcatctcatgtaaacaataacgtggcgcacagcgtgacgtgaaaaaaggcacatacctttgacgttgcgtgtcgaactctgtattcctcatccacacgtaaacgcaaaaatggagttttaaaaaatctcagttctcggtgattcgaaacgccgtttacgtgtggacgaaacagctgcgttttcaaaaatacccgtgtaggtgcggacgtagcgtaaaagagttagtagtttattttcttactacctgtaatttattgcactttacttgtatttgcttaattgtttactaaatgtttgaggtgtgaaataaaccgcaatggagcaaaatatgggtgtgtgtggttggaggatgtgtttgtgcgtgcgcaCGTGCACGtgcggggggtggggggcgcgaacatttttcttgtaaaacaaggggggcctagcaaaaaaagtttgggaaccactgctaaCAGATGTTTGCACATCTGAATAACAGGAAGTCAGCATGCTTGTAGTGCCAGATGTTGTCATTATGTCagcctgtttgtctgtttgtttccaGCTGTTCCAGAGCGCGAGCACAGAGGAGGGGTAAAAGCTGAGCAATGGCGCCACACAGTGGTGTCCTGCTGTAATTACACCTCAGTGACCTCCGGGTAGCCCGGGATGCTTTTGTTCTTCTTCATGTCAGAATGCAGCTGGACGAGTGACAGTCTTTGTACTTTtattcttctttgtttgtttttcacttttattttcttctcgGTTCAGTTTCACCGAATTTCCAAGTTTCAATCGTTTCTCTGTTGTTgataaaatcatatttttggtGGATTACATTCAACATTGATTCAGATGTGACTTACAGAGTATTGATCAGTGATCATGTGATCAGTTGTGTTATGCACAGCGTGTCCTGTTTGTCTTATTATATGTTTTACTCCAGACTCTCTGCAGCCCTCTGGAGATTCAGCAGCAATAACTCAGAGTATGAAAGTTTCTCTGTGACTTTATCGATCTAACCCAGTTTGGTCCAAGCTTCAGCTGTGGGACAGACGTCCTCAAACTGGTGTACGGAGGAGTTCATGGTCCACTCAGTGACTGTGAGGGGCTTAAATCCTCACCCTGAGCAGATGGTTGGTGTGAGGTGTCTGTGCAGATatgtttggttttgtgtttCATGGACAAACATCTCCAGCCTGGTCTGTGAAAAAGGACGTCGTTCCAGAAGCTTTGTTCAGATGAAGCTTTGCAAACCTCAGCTGTGCTGCCACAGAGAAGAAGCTTTCTCCTGCAACACTTCAAAAGCAGCCATAGTAGTACAGTCCTCTCTAActgtgctgtcatgaactttgaCCTGCTACCTGAGACCTGGGGAGCTAAAGCAGCGTTGTTCAGACAGCACGAGGCCCAGCAGGAGCTGAAGGGTTACTTTGAACAAAGATTCATGCAAAGCTCCTCCAGTCGAGTGTGAAACGAGCAGCAGGGGTGTCACTGAAGGATGTTTAGTTTTTACTCCATTCAGACAGGATCGTGACGTCTATCTCACGCAATAATCACGAAGGTCGTTTTGATCCTTCAGCAAGAGGACGAGAAGCTTCAACAAGCtgaaatttttattaataattaaatcaaACCACACgttcaacacacacactgaaaaacatcaacattttgtatgtgtgtgcgagtgtgtgtgtgtgcgagtgtgcgtgtgtgcgagtgtgcgtgtgtgtgtgcgcgtgcgtgtatttgtgtatgtgtgtgtgtgtgtgtgcgcgtgcgtgtatttgtgtgtgtgtgtgtgtgtgtgtgtgtgcgagtgtgtgtgtgtgcgagtgtgcgtgtgtgcgagtgtgcgtgtgtgtgtgtgtgcgcgtgcgtgtatttgtgtatgtgtgtgtgtgtgtgtgcgcgtgcgtgtatttgtgtgtgtgtgtgtgtgtgcgagtgtgtgtgtgtgcgagtgtgcgtgtgtgtgtgtgcgtgtgtgtgtgtgtgtgtgtgtgtgtgtgcgagtgtgcgtgtgtgtgtgtgcgagtgtgcgtgtgtgtgtgtgcgtgtgtgtgtgtgtgtgtgtgtgcgagtgtgcgtgtgtgcgtgtgtgtctgtgtgtgcgcacgtgcgtgtatgtgtatgtgtgtgtgtgtgtgcgagtgtgcgtgtgtgcgtgtgtgtgcgcgtgtgcgtgtatgtgtgtgtgtgtgtgcgagtgtgcgtgtgcgcgtgcgtgtatgtgtgtgtgtgtgtgtgcgcgagtgtgtgtgtgtgtgtgcgagtgtgcgtgtgcgcgcgtgcgtgtgtgtgtgtgtgtgtgtgtgtgcgagtgtgtgtgtgtgtgtgtgcatgcgtgtgtgtgtgtgtgtgtgtgtgtgtgtgcgagtgtgcgtgtgtgtgtgtgcatgcgtgtatgtgtgtatgtgtgtgtgtgcgcgcgtgcgtgtgtgtgtgtgcgagtgtgcgtgtgtgcgagtgtgtgtgtgtgtgtgtgtgtgtgtgcgcgcgtgcgtgtgtgtgtgtgcgagtgtgcgtgtgtgcgtgtgcgcgcgcgtgcgtgtgtgtgtatgtgtgtgtgtgtgtgtgtgtgcgcgtgtgtgtgtgtagctgggGGTGAACGGGGGAGTTCcggggaggaagaagaggaaaagatGACCATTTCCTGGTGCagttacaataaaacaaacaggaaacaaggaGCAGAGCTCCCAGCGAGGAGCGCAGAGACGGACTGAAGCCAGCAGACGAGAGGCCGACGGACccggctcagcagaactaaccGAGAACCA
The window above is part of the Pelmatolapia mariae isolate MD_Pm_ZW linkage group LG14, Pm_UMD_F_2, whole genome shotgun sequence genome. Proteins encoded here:
- the LOC134641362 gene encoding cytochrome c oxidase subunit 7A2, mitochondrial yields the protein MNHLVKLPRLASRAFSSSARQLKNKVPESQKIFQADNGLPVHIKGGTGDVLLYRATMTLTIAGTCYSLYWLFIASFPQKKE